The genomic interval TAGCTGTAGCGGATTCTCTGTTACAACCTGTAAAGGCAGCACACAGCTGGCGCTTTGTCCACATAAAGCCTCTCTGTCTATTCTGTCATTCACCACCAGCTCGCCCTTCCCCGCATCCACACTAAAATACTGCTCTCCAGCTTCAGACGACAGACGCAGCTTGCGATCAAAAATGTCTGATAGTCCCAAACCCAGATCTTTGGCTAGATTTCCTACCACAGAGCCCTGTTTCAGCTCCTCCGGGATGCTGTAACGAGTCTGTCCGCTTATTGTACTCCacaagagaaagaaatgatGCCACCAAAGCGCCTGCCATCTCCAGTCTCGGTATCCTATTGTCTTTGTCATCCCCAGTCCGTTAGAATTATTTCCCATTGAGGTAATCGGAAAGCAGATAGTTACCATCCATTGCCATAAAGCATTAATCCGACACAAAGATCCAAAATCGGTTCATACcgaaaactaaaaaaatatattctttttttaattccgATAAGAGCATCACTCCCTCTCGTGCAGCTCCGTGCAATGCAAGTGTGTACGGTGCTGAAGCTGCATGGGGGAGGGAGTAGATCTCTTTGTACAGTTCTGATTCCTATTGGAGCACAATATCCATCTCTACCGTCCAATAAGGAGGGAGCTGAGCAGTGCTTTTAAAGACACAGACACCGCTCTTGAAAGAATCTGCCTGGATGCATTCAGAGTGTGTGAAAGAAATAATACGATGCCAGCTGTTACATATCGCCCATAATGTcaatttaaatacaattaaatctgattatgaaaaaacaaatactgTTTATGTTCTGGTTATATCAACTTTGGATGAAACAAACTATTTTTGTGACTTGAATCAGAATACAAATGAGTGTATTGTGCAACGTGGTTACTGAAAGCAGTTTAGCCCTGTTCTAAGCAAGCCTATTCAGTGTGTCGCTGTCCACCTGTGTGGTGCTGAAACAAAGTGCCATTCATACAACTATAAAGGGAGCAATCCAGCATCCTAAAATGCAGTACCATACAAACAGAGCTAACTACAAAATCCGAACTCTGACACACGTAGgcatttgaataaaaaaaaatggacagggtgtaaaattaaaaatcaaCTTTTACAAATAGAGAGCAAGCGAGCAATAGAGGTCCAGCATGTTGTGGTTATGATTTATTGACAAAGATGACTGGGTTTGAATGAGAATGTAGTGATGGAACATCTCAATATATTGTTTGCTTTATCAAACTGGCAAAGATgcttaaaataaatgataatataaCATGTTAGGCTGTAATATTATAAGTAGAAACTACGTGTATAACCACGGAGGAATATCACCAGAACGCCAAACACTAAGTTTAGCTTAGGAGCgctaaaaagaaaagaaagaaagaacaaatgCTCGTAATTGATTACTTGTACTTTATGtttcaacaaacacaaaacaccaTGTTAACAGAGGCCAGTAAAATACTtaaagtttacaaaaaaaattatacaacGATGTAAAATCACACAGTAGGTCTACTGTGATTTCAGCTCACCTGCTGGCTCTCAAAGGTCCAGGTGCTGTCGGGTAAAGACGCATCCAGAACACTGATGACCTCCTTAAAGTCAGTGGTGCTGCTGGGTTTAATCAAAGTGAAATCACTGTACTCTGACATCGGAGACATACAGGACCTGAAGGACTGACTCTGAGACATCATGTCTCCTCCCAGGACCTCCACGTACTTTATAGGTCCATCAGTGTTGAGCTGGATCTGCAGGTTTCTGTTGGGGTTCTTGTAACCATCACAGTCGGTCCGTCTCATGCAGCAACTACCGCTGCTTCTGCTGGTCCTCATGCATTTAACCGCTAAGATGAGAAAAGTCACCAGAGACAGCACGGACACCGAGGCCAGAGAGAGAATCAAATAAAGGGTGATTCTGCCAGTTTTCCTGCTGGGCTCGGTCACTTTGTGTCGGAGGTCTAAGATGGGCTCATGGAGGCCGTCCTCCAGCAGGATGGACACCGTGACGCTGGCGGACTGGACCGGTTCCCCGTCGTCCTTGATCTCTATAAGCAGCCTCTGAGAGGAGTCGTCCTGCTCGGACACAGCGCGTTTAGTCCTCACCTCCCCTGTGTACAGGTTGACAGTGAACAGAGAGGCGTCTGAGGCCTCCGCCAGTTTGTAGGAGATCCAGGCGTTATGGCCCGAGTCAGCGTCCACGGCCGTCACCTTGGTGACCAGGTGACCCGCTTTAGCGGAGCGGGGCATCCTCTGATGAGAGAGGGAGCCCAGGGCAGCGGAGGAGGGGTAAATAACAGCGGGGGCGTTGTCGTTCTGGTCCAGGATAAAAACATGGACAGTGGCGTTGCTGCTGAGAGACGGAGAGCCCTGATCCTTTGCCTGAACCTGAATTTGAAACACCTTCAGCTTCTCATAGTCAAACGAGTGCATGCTGTAGATGCTGCCGTTATCTGAGTTAATGTAAACATAAGAGGAGACAGACACGTCCTGCActttagagtccaagatggagTAGGAGATTTTGGCGTTTTCACCAAAATCCAGATCAGATGCTGATACTGAGTACAGTATAGAGCCTGGTACCCCATTCTCCTTTAAATATACAACATAGGAGGGCTGAGTGAATATAGGAGGGTTATCATTCACATCAGTGATGCTGACAGGTATCATTTTCTTActggacagaggaggagagcctGAATCAGTGGCTGTTATCTCTATATTATACTCTGAGAAACTCTCTCGGTCTAAAGGACCACTGGTAACCAGTGCGTAATTATTAGAAAAAGATGGTTTAAGAGTAAAGGGAGAACGTTTTGGAAGTTGTAACGTCACTTTACCGTTATCACCGGAGTCAAGGTCTCGTGCACTAATCAAAGCCACTACGGTCCCACTGCGAGAGTCTTCGGGTACAGAAGTAGGTTTTGAAGTCAGCACAATTTCTGGAGCGTTATCATTTACGTCTAACACATCCACCTGCACAGTGCAGTGACCCTCACTCTTAGGCAAGCCTTTGTCTTTTGCACTAATGTCTATTCGATATGAGGCTTGAGTTTCGTGGTCCAGCTGGTTTTTCAAATAAATATCTCCCGTTATAGCATCTATATGAAATAATGACAGCACTGATGGTGGTGTGTGTATACCGAGCGAGTACTCGATTTCTCCATTTGGACCCTCATCTATGTCTGTTGCTTTTGTTGTAATTAGAAAGGAGCCATTTGCACTGTTTTCTTTAACAGCAACTTTATAAGAAGTATTTTCGAATAACGGCACATTATCATTGTTATCAAGTACAGTTACAGTTATTTTTGAAGTTCCAGACCTGACCGGATtgcctccgtccacagcagtaagAAATAAATTGTGAATGGCTTTTTTCTCGCGATctaatgatttatttaaaaccaATTCTGGTATTTTACGCCCATTTTCAATTTCTTTAACCTTTAAAGTGAAGCATTCGTCTTTGCTTAGTGTGTACGTCTTTAATCCGTTACTCCCAACATCGGGATCCTCCGCACTCTCTAAGGGGAAACGCACACCTACAACGGTGGATTCAGCAATTTCTATTATGTGATCGCTTTTGAGAAAACTAGGAGCATTGTCATTTACGTCTCTTATTTCCACTTCTATCCGGTGTAACTGAAGCGGGTTCTCTATCACAACTTGCAGAGGTAACACACAGCTGGCGCTTTGTCCACATAGAGCCTCTCTGTCTATTCTGTCATTCACCACCAGCTCGCCCTTCCCTGCATCCACACTGAAATACTGCTCACCAGCCTCAGAGGCGACGCGCAGCTTGCGATCAAAAATGTCCGATAGTCCCAAACCCAGATCTTTGGCTAGATTTCCTACCACAGAGCCCTGATCCAGCTCCTCTGGGATGCTGTAACGAGTCTGTCCGCTTATCGTACTCCacaagagaaagaaatgatGCCACCAAAGCGCCTGCCATCTCCAGTCTCGGTATCCTATTGTCTTTGTCATCCCCGGTCCGTTACAATACGACACTATTTCCCATCGAAATATTGTTCAAAATAAAGAGGTCAAAGGGAAAATCCATCAACGATGTACTTGCTGTAATCCAGAAATATCCATATTTATGCACCATGAGATGCAAGTTAACGTTATATTATTTAATCTGAGTGTGTAAACGCATCCTCCTCTCATCTCGGGCTCGAAGCAATGTACTGGCTACAGTGTGAGGATGGATGGGGGAGGGAGTAGATCTCTTTGTACAACTCCTACTGCTATTGGTGCACAGCATGTAGCCTACATCCAATGAGACTGATACACTAATGTGCTCCAGACCCAGCACTGCAATCCAAAACTGTATGAAATGGCACAATGGGGTGCTTATTCCAATGAGTAGTAACATAAAATTGAAGTCTTTTATTAAAATTGGGatgcttttgtctttttattttgattgttatgattataataattcctgttaattcatttatattgcAATTTCTATAATAACATTCACCTCAGTCATGCCAGGTGTCTAAAATGACATTCACActcaaataaatgtgtttaaatggAATACTAGACTTCCAGCACATGGTAAGATGTTAATTAAATAGTTAAAATACTATGAATCATTTGCATATCCTAAAAAGTATTGGACTTGCCAATTTTGCGTCGCTGTTTGAATCAGACAATCATACAGTCACAAAACAAACGCTCTCACGAAGCCCTATACTGCAACTAACGATAGCTATGTAAATCTGAAAACGTGAAATGGGCTGAAGCCGCATGGACATTATTTAActtatatttattaaaatttaGAGAGCTGTTTCCGAAGACGTGCAGGTATTTCAGTGTTAAATCACAAAGTTCAGTTACACGTGTGTCAAAATATCACTGCTACGAGAGACAACATGCAAGCAAGGTATAACTCATAAAAGTTTTGAAAATATGAACCTAAGTATGATAAGGATTTACAAGTTTGTCATATCAGATCAAATCCTccgagagcaaaaaaaaaaaccataaaaaaaataaaaatattgttatgGTATATACACATAGAAAATTATTTTACTCTATGCTCACCTGCTGGCTCTCAAAGGTCCAGGTGCTGTCGGGTAAAGACGCATCCAGAACACTGATGACCTCCTTAAAGTCAGTGGTGCTGCTGGGTTTAATCAAAGTGAAATCACTGTACTCTGACATCGGAGACATACAGGACCTGAAGGACTGACTCTGAGACATCATGTCTCCTCCCAGGACCTCCACGTACTTTATAGGTCCATCAGTGTTGAGCTGGATCTGCAGGTTTCTGTTGGGGTTCTTGTAACCATCACAGTCGGTCCGTCTCATGCAGCAACTACCGCTGCTTCTGCTGGTCCTCATGCATTTAACCGCTAAGATGAGAAAAGTCACCAGAGACAGCACGGACACCGAGGCCAGAGAGAGAATCAAATAAAGGGTGATCCTGCCGGTTTTCTTGCTGGGCTCGGCCACTTTGTGTCGGAGGTCTAAGATGGGCTCATGGAGGCCGTCCTCCAGCAGGATGGACACCGTGACGGTGGCGGACTGGACCGGTTCCCCGTCGTCCTTGATCTCTATAAGCAGCCTCTGAGAGGAGTCGTCCTGCTCGGACACAGCGCGTTTAGTCCTCACCTCCCCTGTGTACAGGTTGACAGTGAACAGAGAGGCGTCTGATGCCTCCGCCAGTTTGTAGGAGATCCAGGCGTTATGGCCCGAGTCAGCGTCCACGGCCGTCACCTTGGTGACCAGGTGACCCGCTTTAGCGGAGCGGGGCATCCTCTGATGAGAGAGGGAGCCCAGGGCAGCGGAGGAGGGGTAAATAACAGCGGGGGCGTTGTCGTTCTGGTCCAGGATAAAAACATGGACAGTGGCGTTGCTGCTGAGAGACGGAGAGCCCTGATCCTTTgcctgaatctgaatctgaaacaCCTTCAGCTTCTCATAGTCAAACGAGTGCATGCTGTAGATGCTGCCGTTATCTGAGTTAATGTAAACATAAGAGGAGACAGACACGTCCTGCACTTTAGAATCCAAGATGGAGTAGGAGATTTTGGCGTTTTCACCAAAATCCAGATCAGATGCTGATATTGAGTACAGTATAGAGCCTGGTACCCCATTCTCttttaaatacacattaaaGGAGGGCTGAGTGAATTTAGGAGGGTTATCATTCACATCAGTGATGCTGACAGGTATCATTTTCTTACTGGACAAAGGAGGAGAGCCTGAATCAGTGGCTGTTATCTCTATGTTATATTCTGAGACATTTTCTCGATCTAAAACACCACTGGTAAC from Sebastes fasciatus isolate fSebFas1 chromosome 10, fSebFas1.pri, whole genome shotgun sequence carries:
- the LOC141775474 gene encoding protocadherin gamma-C5-like, with product MTKTIGYRDWRWQALWWHHFFLLWSTISGQTRYSIPEELDQGSVVGNLAKDLGLGLSDIFDRKLRVASEAGEQYFSVDAGKGELVVNDRIDREALCGQSASCVLPLQVVIENPLQLHRIEVEIRDVNDNAPSFLKSDHIIEIAESTVVGVRFPLESAEDPDVGSNGLKTYTLSKDECFTLKVKEIENGRKIPELVLNKSLDREKKAIHNLFLTAVDGGNPVRSGTSKITVTVLDNNDNVPLFENTSYKVAVKENSANGSFLITTKATDIDEGPNGEIEYSLGIHTPPSVLSLFHIDAITGDIYLKNQLDHETQASYRIDISAKDKGLPKSEGHCTVQVDVLDVNDNAPEIVLTSKPTSVPEDSRSGTVVALISARDLDSGDNGKVTLQLPKRSPFTLKPSFSNNYALVTSGPLDRESFSEYNIEITATDSGSPPLSSKKMIPVSITDVNDNPPIFTQPSYVVYLKENGVPGSILYSVSASDLDFGENAKISYSILDSKVQDVSVSSYVYINSDNGSIYSMHSFDYEKLKVFQIQVQAKDQGSPSLSSNATVHVFILDQNDNAPAVIYPSSAALGSLSHQRMPRSAKAGHLVTKVTAVDADSGHNAWISYKLAEASDASLFTVNLYTGEVRTKRAVSEQDDSSQRLLIEIKDDGEPVQSASVTVSILLEDGLHEPILDLRHKVTEPSRKTGRITLYLILSLASVSVLSLVTFLILAVKCMRTSRSSGSCCMRRTDCDGYKNPNRNLQIQLNTDGPIKYVEVLGGDMMSQSQSFRSCMSPMSEYSDFTLIKPSSTTDFKEVISVLDASLPDSTWTFESQQVS
- the LOC141775473 gene encoding protocadherin gamma-C5-like, whose protein sequence is MCYSGPRMTKTIGYRDWRWQALWWHHFFLLWSTISGQTRYSIPEELKQGSVVGNLAKDLGLGLSEIFDRKLRVASEAGEQYFSVDAGKGELVVNDRIDREALCGQSASCVLPLQVVIEDPLQLFRVEVEIQDINDNAPKFPSNDITLEVAESTGLGVRFPLESAIDPDVGSNSLKSYTLSKDECFTIRVKEVAGGRKVPELILAKLLDREKKAVHKLLLTALDGGNPVRSGTAQLSIRVLDINDNVPTFEKTLYKVTISENAAEGALIVQTKATDLDDGPNGEIEYSLGAHTSDTVLSVFSIDQESGTIFLKGKLDFETTANYELDISAKDKGIPRMEGHCTVHVEVLDVNDNAPEIILTSHPKPVREDSPNGTVVALLSARDLDSGVNGKVTLQLPKISPFALKPSFSHNYALVTSGVLDRENVSEYNIEITATDSGSPPLSSKKMIPVSITDVNDNPPKFTQPSFNVYLKENGVPGSILYSISASDLDFGENAKISYSILDSKVQDVSVSSYVYINSDNGSIYSMHSFDYEKLKVFQIQIQAKDQGSPSLSSNATVHVFILDQNDNAPAVIYPSSAALGSLSHQRMPRSAKAGHLVTKVTAVDADSGHNAWISYKLAEASDASLFTVNLYTGEVRTKRAVSEQDDSSQRLLIEIKDDGEPVQSATVTVSILLEDGLHEPILDLRHKVAEPSKKTGRITLYLILSLASVSVLSLVTFLILAVKCMRTSRSSGSCCMRRTDCDGYKNPNRNLQIQLNTDGPIKYVEVLGGDMMSQSQSFRSCMSPMSEYSDFTLIKPSSTTDFKEVISVLDASLPDSTWTFESQQVSIE